One Streptomyces sp. NBC_01237 genomic region harbors:
- a CDS encoding pectate lyase, which translates to MRERADRPRHTDHRRSTGRRRTLAALTAALVMTGAAVVTDLAVRPAGAAEAATAAADWPAAGGTQPVTATIEVSGSYDGALKRFYGSGDLGDGGQDEGQDPIFKLKDGATLKNVILGSPAADGIHCAGSCTLQNVWWEDVGEDAASFKGTSSSAVYKVTGGGARKASDKVFQFNGAGSLTITGGFQVSDFGKLVRSCGNCSTQYKRTITVSDVDVTAPGKALAGVNTNYGDTATLRSVRIHGDSGKKIKPCVRYTGNDDGDEPTETGSGPDGTYCRYAASDISYG; encoded by the coding sequence ATGCGGGAACGAGCCGACCGCCCCAGGCACACCGATCACCGACGGTCCACCGGCCGCCGGCGCACCCTCGCCGCCCTGACGGCCGCACTGGTCATGACCGGTGCGGCCGTCGTCACCGACCTGGCCGTGCGGCCGGCCGGCGCGGCCGAAGCGGCCACGGCCGCCGCCGACTGGCCCGCCGCCGGCGGCACCCAGCCGGTCACGGCGACCATCGAGGTCTCCGGGTCGTACGACGGCGCCCTCAAGCGCTTCTACGGAAGCGGCGACCTCGGGGACGGGGGCCAGGACGAGGGCCAGGACCCGATCTTCAAGCTGAAGGACGGAGCGACCCTGAAGAACGTCATCCTGGGCTCCCCGGCCGCCGACGGCATTCACTGCGCGGGCAGTTGCACACTCCAGAACGTCTGGTGGGAGGACGTCGGCGAGGACGCCGCGTCCTTCAAGGGCACCTCGTCGAGCGCCGTGTACAAGGTGACCGGCGGCGGGGCGCGGAAGGCTTCGGACAAGGTCTTCCAGTTCAACGGCGCGGGCAGCCTCACCATCACCGGCGGCTTCCAGGTCTCCGACTTCGGCAAGCTGGTGCGGTCCTGCGGCAACTGCTCCACCCAGTACAAGCGCACCATCACCGTCAGCGATGTCGATGTGACGGCGCCCGGCAAGGCCCTGGCCGGTGTCAACACCAACTACGGGGACACGGCCACGCTGCGGTCCGTGCGCATCCACGGGGACAGCGGCAAGAAGATCAAGCCGTGCGTCCGCTACACGGGCAACGACGACGGCGACGAGCCGACCGAGACGGGCAGCGGCCCCGACGGGACGTACTGCCGCTACGCCGCCTCGGACATCAGCTACGGCTGA
- a CDS encoding S28 family serine protease, with product MRHKLLPALLCAGIVTATGVLTGTAAAAAGTAPAGTASVAATDVREQLDRIPGLTVVSQTVKEGFPYYTLSLTQPVDHRNPARGTFQQRLTLWHKAATAPMVLYTGGYALATSTREITTLLGANQVSVEHRYFSESRPATVDWRDLNVWQEASDEHAVVEALKTIYTAKWLGTGASKGGMTQVYHERFYPDDLDAVVAYVAPNDADNKDDRGYEKFFRTVGTPACRAALNSVQREMLVRRDRMLPRFEATAREQGLTFAHLGSADRAFEFSVLDQVWNFWQSGTYTDCPDIPDARTAGDDELYAWSLAHGLSIYSDDGAGAEGSGPYYRQAAAQLGWADLKFKHLRDVRNYPDIYQPNSVLPADMRTRYEGRTIKDVDRWVTRRGERMMFVYGQNDPWSAERFKPSKHDSMLFEAPNTNHGALISKLKPADRAKAETTLKRWAGQ from the coding sequence TTGCGCCACAAACTGCTTCCCGCCCTGCTCTGCGCCGGAATCGTCACCGCCACCGGCGTGCTGACCGGTACGGCGGCCGCCGCGGCCGGCACCGCGCCGGCCGGCACCGCCTCCGTCGCCGCCACGGACGTACGTGAGCAACTGGACCGGATACCGGGACTCACCGTCGTCTCACAGACCGTCAAAGAGGGATTCCCCTACTACACGCTCAGCCTGACGCAGCCCGTCGACCACCGGAATCCGGCCCGCGGCACCTTCCAGCAGCGGCTGACGCTCTGGCACAAGGCGGCGACCGCCCCGATGGTGCTCTACACCGGCGGCTACGCGCTGGCCACGTCCACCCGTGAGATCACCACCCTCCTCGGCGCCAACCAGGTCAGCGTCGAGCACCGCTACTTCAGCGAGTCCCGGCCCGCGACGGTCGACTGGCGCGACCTGAACGTGTGGCAGGAGGCGAGCGACGAACACGCCGTCGTCGAGGCCCTGAAGACGATCTACACCGCCAAGTGGCTGGGCACGGGGGCGTCCAAGGGCGGAATGACGCAGGTCTACCACGAGCGCTTCTACCCGGACGACCTGGACGCCGTCGTCGCGTACGTCGCGCCGAACGACGCGGACAACAAGGACGATCGCGGTTACGAGAAGTTCTTCAGGACCGTCGGCACCCCCGCGTGCCGGGCCGCGCTCAACTCCGTACAGCGGGAGATGCTGGTGCGGCGGGACCGGATGCTGCCCCGCTTCGAGGCGACCGCCCGGGAGCAGGGCCTCACCTTCGCCCATCTCGGATCGGCCGACCGGGCCTTCGAGTTCTCGGTCCTGGACCAGGTGTGGAACTTCTGGCAGAGCGGCACGTACACCGACTGCCCGGACATCCCCGACGCACGCACCGCCGGTGACGACGAGCTGTACGCCTGGTCGCTGGCGCACGGGCTGAGCATCTACTCCGACGACGGCGCCGGAGCCGAGGGCAGTGGACCCTACTACCGGCAGGCCGCCGCCCAACTGGGCTGGGCCGACCTGAAGTTCAAGCACCTCAGGGATGTGCGCAACTACCCGGACATCTATCAGCCGAACTCCGTGCTGCCCGCCGACATGCGCACCCGGTACGAGGGCCGCACCATCAAGGACGTCGACCGCTGGGTGACCCGGCGGGGCGAGCGGATGATGTTCGTCTACGGGCAGAACGACCCGTGGAGCGCCGAGCGGTTCAAGCCGTCCAAGCACGATTCGATGCTCTTCGAGGCACCGAACACCAACCACGGCGCGCTGATCTCCAAGCTGAAGCCCGCGGACCGGGCGAAGGCCGAGACGACGCTGAAGCGGTGGGCGGGCCAGTAA
- a CDS encoding cytochrome P450, with translation MSVRSAMATWLTRRYLARLRSKGTSLDLSALSQLPDAALLPLRRDGLDPVPELGALRDREPVSRLPIPGMTVWLVSGYEEAKQVLGDARAFSNDFAHLVGRTGVAENHQPGGLGFCDPPDHTRLRRLLTPEFTMRRLGRLTPRIHAIVEESLGGLAKAADAEGRVDLVEHFAFPVPALVICELLGVPYEEREAFQQFSVARFDVLGGVGASFGAISRSRDYLHGVVEQQRRYPGDGLLGMLIREHGDSVTDEELTGLADGVLTGGLETTASMLALGTLIMLQDREHFTALRDAEDPAAVAAPFVDELLRHLTVVQTAFPRFAREDLELGGVRISGGDIVIVSLSAADRDPRLGPAMDAFDPSRPPVSSHLAFGHGIHRCIGAELGRMELRAAFPQLVANFPRLSLAVPAAELEFRKLSIVYGVDALPVYLD, from the coding sequence ATGTCCGTACGTTCCGCGATGGCGACCTGGCTCACGCGCCGCTACCTCGCCCGCCTCAGGTCGAAGGGCACCTCCCTCGACCTCTCCGCCCTCTCGCAGCTGCCCGACGCCGCGCTGCTGCCGCTGCGCCGCGACGGCCTCGACCCCGTCCCCGAACTCGGCGCGCTGCGCGACCGCGAACCGGTCAGCCGGCTGCCGATACCCGGCATGACGGTCTGGCTGGTCTCCGGATACGAGGAGGCCAAGCAGGTCCTCGGCGACGCCCGCGCCTTCAGCAACGACTTCGCCCACCTCGTCGGCCGCACCGGTGTCGCCGAGAACCACCAGCCGGGCGGCCTGGGCTTCTGCGACCCGCCGGACCACACCCGCCTGCGGCGCCTGCTCACCCCCGAGTTCACGATGCGCCGCCTGGGCCGCCTCACCCCCCGTATCCATGCGATCGTCGAGGAGAGCCTGGGCGGACTGGCCAAGGCGGCGGACGCCGAGGGCCGGGTCGATCTCGTCGAGCACTTCGCGTTCCCGGTCCCGGCGCTGGTCATCTGCGAACTGCTCGGCGTCCCCTACGAGGAGCGGGAGGCGTTCCAGCAGTTCTCGGTGGCCCGCTTCGATGTGCTCGGCGGCGTCGGCGCGTCCTTCGGCGCCATCTCCCGGTCCCGTGACTATCTGCACGGCGTGGTCGAACAGCAGCGGCGCTACCCCGGCGACGGTCTGCTCGGCATGCTCATCCGCGAACACGGCGACAGCGTCACCGACGAGGAACTCACCGGCCTCGCCGACGGCGTCCTCACCGGCGGCCTGGAGACGACCGCGAGCATGCTCGCCCTCGGCACGCTGATCATGCTCCAGGACCGCGAGCACTTCACCGCTCTCCGTGACGCGGAGGACCCGGCCGCCGTCGCGGCCCCCTTCGTCGACGAACTCCTGCGCCATCTCACGGTCGTCCAGACGGCCTTCCCGCGCTTCGCCCGCGAGGACCTGGAACTGGGCGGCGTGCGCATATCCGGCGGCGACATCGTCATCGTCTCGCTCAGCGCCGCCGACCGCGACCCGCGCCTGGGCCCCGCGATGGACGCCTTCGACCCGTCGCGCCCGCCCGTCTCCTCCCACCTGGCCTTCGGCCACGGCATCCACCGCTGCATCGGAGCGGAGCTGGGCAGGATGGAACTCCGGGCGGCCTTCCCCCAACTCGTCGCGAACTTCCCCCGGTTGAGCCTCGCCGTGCCGGCGGCGGAGCTGGAGTTCCGGAAGCTCTCGATCGTGTACGGAGTGGACGCGCTGCCGGTGTACCTGGACTGA
- a CDS encoding IclR family transcriptional regulator: protein MSVAESGGAQVKSAVRTVELLEYFAGRPGMHSLAAVQEAVGYPKSSLYMLLRTLVELGWVETDATGTRYGIGVRALLVGTSYIDGDEVVAAARPTLDRLSDDTTETIHLARLDGTNVVYLATRQSQHYLRPFTRVGRRLPAHSTSLGKALLATHSDEQVRKMLPETLPALTEHTLTDREKLIEELHLIREQGYAVDREENTLGLRCFGVAIPYRTPARDAISCSVPVARLTPAHEQMVKDALFDARDRLTLATRRL from the coding sequence ATGTCGGTTGCCGAGTCTGGTGGGGCACAGGTCAAGTCCGCGGTACGGACGGTGGAGCTGCTCGAATACTTCGCGGGGCGCCCCGGCATGCACTCGCTCGCCGCCGTCCAGGAGGCCGTCGGCTACCCGAAGTCCAGCCTCTACATGCTGCTGCGCACACTGGTGGAACTGGGCTGGGTGGAGACCGACGCGACGGGCACCCGGTACGGCATCGGGGTGCGCGCCCTGCTCGTCGGTACGTCGTACATCGACGGCGACGAGGTCGTGGCCGCCGCCCGCCCCACCCTGGACCGGCTCTCCGACGACACCACGGAGACCATCCACCTGGCCCGCCTCGACGGGACGAACGTGGTGTACCTCGCCACCCGGCAGTCCCAGCACTATCTGCGCCCGTTCACCCGGGTCGGCCGTCGGCTGCCCGCCCACTCCACGTCCCTCGGCAAGGCGCTGCTGGCCACCCACAGCGACGAGCAGGTCCGCAAGATGCTGCCCGAGACGCTGCCCGCGCTGACCGAGCACACCCTCACGGACCGCGAGAAGCTGATCGAGGAGCTGCACCTCATCCGCGAACAGGGGTACGCGGTGGACCGTGAGGAGAACACCCTCGGCCTGCGCTGCTTCGGCGTCGCGATCCCCTACCGGACGCCCGCGCGCGACGCGATCAGCTGCTCGGTGCCGGTCGCCCGGCTCACTCCCGCGCACGAGCAGATGGTCAAGGACGCCCTGTTCGACGCCCGCGACCGGCTCACGCTCGCCACCCGCCGGCTCTGA
- a CDS encoding aldehyde dehydrogenase (NADP(+)) — protein MAAAPVWSVDPRTGNPREQVAVEATAEEVDRAVRAAHAVRDALADRTVRAAFLRTAADLLAEAGEHVIEAADAETALGPARLTGELARTAAQLRAFAEVVDEGAYLDIHIDHEDGTRTPPWPDLRRYKIPLGVVAVYAASNFPLAFSVPGGDTASALAAGCPVVVKAHPDHPATSELCASVIRRAAARVGLPEDVLTLVHGFAAGIELIKHPLVSAAGFTGSVRGGRALFDAAAARPAPIPFHGELGSLNPVVVTEAAAAERGEQIGAGLGASMTMGAGQFCTKPGFVLAPAGEAGDRLLKALTETVSDTDAGVMLDHRMRDAFLAGVGERAALADVEAPVTPGAGGEHTVSAGFLTVPAHRLAAEGPHDALLEECFGPVTVIARYASDDEITAVLSRLPGNLTATLQISAEEADGGAADLLAALTPLAGRVLVNGWPTGVAVAPAQHHGGPYPASTSTSTSVGTTAVERWLRPVSYQNTPAALLPPELREDNPLGLPRRLDGRRA, from the coding sequence GTGGCAGCAGCACCAGTCTGGAGCGTCGACCCCCGAACCGGGAACCCGCGCGAGCAGGTTGCGGTGGAGGCTACAGCGGAGGAGGTCGACCGGGCGGTCAGGGCGGCACACGCCGTACGCGACGCCCTCGCCGACCGGACCGTGCGTGCCGCGTTCCTGCGCACCGCGGCCGATCTGCTCGCCGAGGCGGGGGAGCACGTCATCGAGGCCGCCGACGCGGAGACCGCGCTCGGCCCGGCCCGGCTCACCGGCGAACTCGCCCGCACCGCGGCACAGTTGCGGGCCTTCGCGGAGGTCGTCGACGAGGGCGCCTACCTCGACATCCACATCGACCACGAGGACGGGACCAGGACCCCGCCCTGGCCGGACCTGCGCCGTTACAAGATCCCGCTCGGCGTCGTCGCCGTCTACGCGGCCAGCAACTTCCCGCTCGCCTTCTCTGTACCCGGCGGCGACACCGCGAGCGCGCTCGCGGCCGGCTGCCCGGTCGTCGTCAAGGCGCACCCCGACCACCCCGCGACCTCCGAGCTGTGCGCCTCCGTGATCCGCCGCGCCGCGGCCCGGGTCGGGCTCCCCGAGGACGTACTGACCCTGGTGCACGGCTTCGCGGCGGGCATCGAGCTGATCAAGCACCCGCTGGTGAGCGCGGCGGGCTTCACCGGCTCGGTACGCGGCGGACGGGCCCTGTTCGACGCGGCCGCCGCCCGGCCCGCCCCCATCCCCTTCCACGGTGAACTCGGCTCCCTCAACCCCGTCGTCGTCACCGAGGCGGCCGCCGCCGAGCGCGGCGAGCAGATCGGGGCCGGCCTCGGCGCCTCGATGACCATGGGCGCCGGGCAGTTCTGCACCAAGCCCGGCTTCGTCCTGGCCCCCGCGGGCGAGGCCGGGGACCGGCTGCTGAAGGCCCTCACCGAGACCGTCAGCGACACCGACGCCGGAGTGATGCTCGACCACCGGATGCGGGACGCGTTCCTCGCGGGCGTCGGCGAACGGGCCGCGCTCGCCGATGTGGAAGCCCCCGTCACCCCCGGCGCGGGCGGCGAACACACCGTGTCCGCGGGCTTCCTGACCGTACCGGCCCACCGGCTGGCCGCCGAGGGCCCGCACGACGCGCTCCTGGAGGAGTGCTTCGGCCCGGTCACCGTCATCGCGCGGTACGCGTCCGATGACGAGATCACCGCGGTGCTCTCCCGGCTCCCGGGCAACCTGACCGCCACCCTCCAGATCTCCGCGGAGGAGGCCGACGGCGGTGCGGCGGACCTGCTCGCCGCCCTCACCCCGCTCGCCGGACGCGTCCTCGTCAACGGCTGGCCGACCGGCGTCGCCGTCGCCCCCGCCCAGCACCACGGCGGCCCCTACCCGGCCTCCACCTCCACCTCCACCTCCGTCGGCACCACCGCCGTCGAACGCTGGCTGCGCCCGGTCAGCTACCAGAACACCCCCGCCGCCCTGCTGCCGCCGGAACTGCGCGAGGACAACCCGCTGGGCCTGCCCCGCCGCCTGGACGGACGACGCGCATGA
- a CDS encoding SigE family RNA polymerase sigma factor, whose translation MGTVVDDAATAEFHAFFEAHYAELARLAHLLTGEADAADDLAADALMALWHRWDRVRGADHPVAYARGVVANLARTRIRSAVRERRRIALFWAPRGSGGGDGYAVEDPDVPAVVDVQGALRRLPFRKRACVVLRHAFDLSERDTSLVLGISVGTVKSQTSRGVAELQRLLGPEGGADRVQVAVAAQRGGGRQ comes from the coding sequence GTGGGCACAGTCGTCGACGATGCCGCTACCGCCGAGTTCCACGCGTTCTTCGAGGCGCACTACGCGGAGCTGGCCAGGCTCGCGCATCTGCTCACCGGTGAGGCCGACGCGGCCGACGATCTGGCGGCCGACGCGCTGATGGCGCTCTGGCACCGCTGGGACCGGGTCCGGGGTGCCGATCATCCGGTCGCGTACGCCCGGGGGGTCGTCGCGAATCTGGCCCGTACCCGCATCCGCAGCGCGGTGCGCGAGCGCCGCCGGATCGCGCTGTTCTGGGCGCCGCGCGGCAGCGGGGGCGGGGACGGGTACGCCGTCGAGGACCCCGACGTGCCCGCGGTCGTCGATGTCCAGGGGGCGCTGCGCAGACTGCCGTTCCGCAAGCGGGCGTGCGTGGTGCTGCGGCACGCGTTCGACCTGTCGGAGCGGGACACCTCGCTGGTCCTCGGGATCTCCGTGGGTACGGTCAAGAGCCAGACCTCGCGCGGGGTGGCGGAGCTGCAACGGCTGCTCGGCCCGGAGGGCGGCGCCGACCGGGTCCAGGTGGCCGTCGCGGCCCAGCGCGGCGGAGGAAGGCAGTGA
- a CDS encoding sensor histidine kinase, translating to MTALFGRRARLRWLHLIIGGALLMPYFLVGMVAVGASGGDDGVFSSITGRFTAFAYALPMAAVTGLFPLVRPLSVAAARALCGITAERLAEGPARTRQARVRAAGWYTLHLALGGVVSGMTLALTPFAVGVMGLPFSAALRDSALLGLPPALDRPWIVALTPLAGLALLCAPALSAAAAGELLARRAPVLLGPTPDDRLAAAERRAAALALRNRLARELHDSVGHALSAVTLQAGAARRVLADDPEFVREALAAIEETTRRTVGELDSMLGLLRQDGESANGPEDGVPALDQGPGQGPGQGPGQGPGLDALDGLLARCGVPVAYEALGEPGAVTGAVSGEAYRIVQEGLSNALRHGAGGAPVELRIAVREEDLEITMENPLSGRPPVLRPGGGRGLRGIAERAALLGGRTEAGPHGGTWRLTARLPLDAAGRAER from the coding sequence GTGACCGCGCTGTTCGGGCGCCGGGCCAGGCTGCGGTGGCTGCATCTGATCATCGGCGGCGCGCTGCTGATGCCCTACTTCCTGGTCGGCATGGTCGCCGTCGGCGCCTCCGGCGGGGACGACGGGGTCTTCTCGTCCATCACCGGCCGGTTCACCGCGTTCGCGTACGCCCTGCCGATGGCCGCGGTCACCGGACTCTTCCCGCTCGTACGGCCCCTCTCGGTGGCCGCGGCCCGTGCGCTGTGCGGCATTACCGCCGAGCGGCTGGCCGAGGGCCCGGCCCGGACCCGGCAGGCCAGGGTCAGGGCCGCGGGCTGGTACACCCTGCACCTGGCGCTGGGCGGTGTCGTCAGCGGCATGACGCTGGCGCTGACCCCGTTCGCGGTGGGTGTGATGGGGCTGCCGTTCTCCGCGGCGCTGCGGGATTCCGCGCTGCTGGGGCTGCCACCGGCGCTGGACCGGCCGTGGATCGTGGCCCTCACCCCGCTCGCCGGGCTCGCGCTGCTCTGCGCGCCGGCCCTGAGCGCGGCGGCGGCCGGGGAGCTGCTGGCCCGCCGGGCGCCGGTGCTGCTGGGGCCGACGCCCGACGACCGGCTGGCCGCCGCCGAGCGCCGGGCGGCCGCTCTGGCGCTGCGCAACCGGCTCGCCCGGGAACTGCACGATTCGGTCGGCCACGCCCTGAGCGCGGTGACCCTCCAGGCGGGAGCGGCCCGCCGGGTCCTGGCCGACGATCCGGAGTTCGTCCGGGAGGCGCTGGCCGCGATCGAGGAGACCACCCGGCGCACGGTCGGTGAACTGGACTCCATGCTCGGTCTGTTGAGGCAGGACGGCGAGTCGGCGAACGGCCCGGAGGACGGCGTCCCCGCCCTGGACCAGGGACCGGGGCAGGGACCGGGGCAGGGACCGGGGCAGGGACCGGGGCTGGACGCGCTGGACGGGCTGCTGGCGCGCTGCGGGGTTCCGGTGGCGTACGAGGCGCTGGGCGAGCCCGGCGCGGTCACGGGGGCCGTGTCGGGAGAGGCGTACCGGATCGTGCAGGAGGGACTCAGCAACGCCCTGCGGCACGGCGCGGGCGGGGCACCGGTGGAGCTGCGGATCGCGGTCCGCGAGGAGGATCTGGAGATCACGATGGAGAACCCGCTGTCCGGGCGGCCCCCGGTGCTGCGGCCCGGCGGAGGCAGGGGGCTGCGCGGCATCGCCGAACGGGCCGCGCTGCTGGGCGGCCGCACCGAGGCCGGTCCCCACGGCGGCACCTGGCGGCTGACCGCCCGGCTGCCCCTGGACGCCGCCGGGCGGGCGGAGCGATGA
- a CDS encoding response regulator transcription factor yields the protein MSDVIRIVVADDERMVRTALRVILDAEPGLEVVGEAATGAEALSVVRSLRPDVVLMDVRMPQTDGIRATERILATVDGPPRIVVVTTFENDSYVYEALRAGAAGFLLKRAAAGELVQAVRLVARSEFLLYPSAVRDLAAAYGAPRAPAPPDWVARLTEREAAVLRLMAAGLTNAEIAGRLDVGAATAKTHVAAVLAKTGARHRTHAVIVAYESGFITPG from the coding sequence ATGAGCGACGTCATCCGGATCGTCGTGGCCGACGACGAGCGCATGGTCCGTACGGCGCTGCGCGTGATCCTGGACGCCGAACCCGGTCTGGAGGTCGTCGGCGAGGCTGCCACCGGGGCCGAGGCGCTCTCCGTGGTGCGCTCGCTGCGCCCCGACGTCGTGCTGATGGACGTCCGGATGCCGCAGACCGACGGCATCCGGGCCACCGAGCGGATCCTGGCCACCGTCGACGGACCACCCCGGATCGTGGTCGTGACGACCTTCGAGAACGACTCGTACGTGTACGAGGCGCTGCGCGCCGGGGCCGCGGGCTTCCTGCTGAAGCGGGCCGCGGCCGGGGAACTCGTCCAGGCGGTGCGACTGGTCGCCCGCAGCGAGTTCCTGCTGTACCCGTCCGCCGTACGCGATCTGGCCGCGGCGTACGGGGCACCACGGGCACCGGCGCCCCCGGACTGGGTGGCGCGGCTGACCGAGCGGGAGGCAGCGGTGCTGCGGCTGATGGCGGCGGGCCTGACCAACGCGGAGATCGCGGGGCGGCTCGACGTGGGCGCGGCGACGGCGAAGACCCATGTGGCGGCGGTCCTGGCGAAGACCGGCGCCCGGCACCGTACGCACGCGGTGATCGTGGCGTACGAATCCGGGTTCATCACCCCCGGCTGA
- a CDS encoding peptidoglycan D,D-transpeptidase FtsI family protein, which yields MNKTIRRASVFCLLMVLALLVRATWVQAYQAQALADDKHNRRNTIAQYAQPLGDIVVAGSPVTGSKRTTGGDLQYKRTYTQGDLYAAVTGYSSQAYGATQLEGIYGDILDGTDDRLKNPAGLLTGEQAAPGSVLTTIDPDVQKAAYEALGDDKGAAVAIDPKTGQILGMVSTPSYDPSAISGTTDGDAWKQLLTDKDKPLVNRALRQPLAPGSTFKLVVASAALENGLYGSVDERTDSPDPYTLPGTSTVLRNESASAPCENATLRTALQYSCNNVFAKVAADLGQDKLKAMADKFGFDTEKLDVPVRAAPSVYPSGMDKAQTALTGIGQFEVTATPLQMAMVSATLANGGELASPHMVSKVTDADGETLEDFGDGEAKRVVSESTAKQLRSAMVTVVEEGTGTNARIAGAEVGGKTGTAQNGVDNSNTPYAWFTSYAKDRSSGKEVAVAVVIESSDASRSETSGNGLAAPIAQKMMKAALKG from the coding sequence ATGAACAAGACAATCAGGCGCGCTTCGGTCTTCTGTCTGCTGATGGTTCTCGCCCTGCTGGTGCGGGCGACCTGGGTGCAGGCGTACCAGGCACAAGCGCTCGCGGACGACAAGCACAACCGGCGGAACACCATCGCGCAGTACGCGCAGCCGCTCGGTGACATCGTCGTGGCCGGTTCGCCGGTCACCGGATCGAAGAGGACCACGGGTGGCGATCTCCAGTACAAACGCACCTACACGCAGGGCGATCTCTACGCGGCCGTGACCGGCTACAGCTCGCAGGCGTACGGGGCCACCCAGCTCGAAGGCATCTACGGCGACATCCTCGACGGCACGGACGACCGGCTGAAGAACCCGGCCGGTCTGCTCACCGGCGAGCAGGCCGCGCCGGGCAGTGTGCTGACGACCATCGACCCGGACGTCCAGAAGGCCGCCTACGAGGCGCTGGGCGACGACAAGGGCGCGGCCGTGGCCATCGACCCGAAGACCGGGCAGATCCTGGGCATGGTCTCCACTCCCTCGTACGACCCCTCGGCGATCAGCGGCACGACGGACGGCGACGCCTGGAAGCAGCTGCTCACCGACAAGGACAAGCCGCTGGTCAACCGGGCGCTGCGGCAGCCGCTGGCGCCCGGTTCGACCTTCAAGCTGGTGGTGGCGTCGGCGGCGCTGGAGAACGGGCTCTACGGCTCGGTCGACGAGCGGACCGACAGCCCCGACCCGTACACGCTGCCGGGCACCTCGACGGTGCTGCGCAACGAGAGCGCGTCCGCCCCGTGCGAGAACGCCACGCTGCGCACCGCGCTCCAGTACTCCTGCAACAACGTGTTCGCGAAGGTCGCCGCCGATCTCGGCCAGGACAAGCTGAAGGCCATGGCGGACAAGTTCGGCTTCGACACCGAGAAGCTGGACGTCCCGGTGCGGGCCGCGCCGAGCGTGTACCCGTCCGGCATGGACAAGGCACAGACGGCGCTGACGGGCATCGGCCAGTTCGAGGTCACCGCGACCCCGCTGCAGATGGCCATGGTCTCGGCGACCCTCGCCAACGGCGGGGAGCTGGCCTCGCCGCACATGGTCTCCAAGGTGACGGACGCGGACGGCGAGACGCTGGAGGACTTCGGCGACGGCGAGGCGAAGCGGGTCGTCTCGGAGTCGACGGCGAAGCAGCTGCGCAGCGCGATGGTCACCGTCGTCGAGGAGGGCACCGGCACCAACGCCCGTATCGCCGGGGCCGAGGTCGGCGGCAAGACGGGCACCGCGCAGAACGGCGTGGACAACAGCAACACCCCGTACGCCTGGTTCACCTCGTACGCGAAGGACCGTTCCTCCGGCAAGGAGGTGGCGGTCGCCGTGGTGATCGAGAGCTCGGACGCCTCCCGCTCGGAGACCAGCGGCAACGGGCTGGCGGCGCCCATCGCCCAGAAGATGATGAAGGCGGCGCTCAAGGGATAG
- a CDS encoding DUF1349 domain-containing protein encodes MTTHLPEIPFPLRAFGPEGRWAYADGVLTGRAGAGQDRFVPPGGDDLTSATDAPRLLGAVPDGDFQLLARVRVGFAAAFDAGVLYLHVGEREWAKLCLELSPHTPTICTVVTRGHSDDANSFVVEEDHCWLRLSRTGGAFAFHASADGETWTFVRTFTLGTPEERASALAGFLVQSPTGEGCGAVFDRITFRAEGLTDLRDGR; translated from the coding sequence ATGACGACCCACCTCCCCGAGATCCCCTTCCCGCTGCGGGCGTTCGGCCCCGAGGGCCGCTGGGCCTACGCGGACGGCGTGCTGACCGGCCGGGCCGGCGCCGGGCAGGACCGCTTCGTACCACCGGGCGGTGACGACCTGACATCCGCCACCGACGCGCCGCGCCTGCTCGGTGCGGTCCCGGACGGGGACTTCCAGCTGCTCGCCCGCGTACGGGTCGGCTTCGCCGCCGCCTTCGACGCGGGGGTGCTCTATCTGCACGTCGGCGAACGGGAGTGGGCCAAGCTCTGCCTGGAACTCTCCCCGCACACCCCGACCATCTGCACCGTCGTCACCCGCGGGCACTCCGACGACGCCAACTCCTTCGTCGTGGAGGAGGACCACTGCTGGCTGCGGCTGAGCCGCACCGGCGGCGCCTTCGCCTTCCACGCCTCGGCCGACGGCGAGACCTGGACCTTCGTCCGTACCTTCACCCTCGGTACCCCCGAGGAGCGGGCGTCCGCGCTCGCCGGATTCCTGGTGCAGTCACCCACCGGGGAGGGATGCGGCGCGGTCTTCGACCGGATCACCTTCCGGGCCGAGGGGCTCACCGACCTGCGCGACGGCCGCTGA